A region of Geobacillus sp. 46C-IIa DNA encodes the following proteins:
- a CDS encoding TIGR02677 family protein: MDASWLKPIVETKYLSAENAHRYRAILRYFYIQHERMRQYLFPEEVYAFLKQHSEFVDYTEDELQQDLDQLVKWNNLIARQETSHVRTIEEFKKKRFRYQCSPYTVEIERMIRTLEQLGDSFGGSLEKTRFDRLYASLSRMETIISANFQEKPDEIHQVWEETFDYFKKIIHHSADYIAYLHSENLEERMTAESFLVYKEQFTAYLRDFIVALQKTSMQIERLLEDLPDEGVNRFIEHVVDYERSIPRFADSAPSRAECIEEKRETWRSLREWFLGRDGHESELSFLQHQTNEAIRRLTRIVQRLGERHHHFRSRKGDYLHLARWFSQLSSIEEAHCLSAVVFGCFHTKHVIADNEATDDMYRDVWEEGPMEWVTKPRVRHYGEKKKPHAIEEKKQEKEEARRRYLEEKAREEAELKQLVKDGKIVLAELGEVPPYVRKTLLAWIAKAMGKEQPTVKTENGWDIRIVRRHGTICLRAEDGTLVMPNYEIEVMAKGGSEDGGVV; encoded by the coding sequence ATGGATGCTTCATGGCTGAAGCCGATTGTCGAAACAAAGTATTTGTCGGCGGAAAATGCACACCGTTATCGCGCGATTTTACGCTATTTCTACATTCAGCACGAGCGGATGCGGCAATATTTGTTCCCTGAAGAAGTGTATGCGTTTTTGAAACAGCATAGCGAATTTGTGGATTATACCGAGGATGAGTTGCAGCAGGACCTCGATCAGCTTGTAAAATGGAACAATTTGATCGCCCGTCAAGAGACTTCCCATGTTCGGACGATCGAAGAGTTTAAGAAAAAGCGGTTTCGCTACCAATGCAGCCCGTACACGGTGGAAATTGAGCGAATGATTCGCACGCTCGAACAGTTGGGCGACTCGTTCGGCGGTTCGCTCGAGAAAACGCGGTTTGACCGTCTGTACGCCTCCCTTTCTCGCATGGAAACGATCATATCTGCTAATTTCCAAGAAAAACCGGACGAAATACACCAGGTGTGGGAGGAGACGTTTGATTATTTCAAAAAAATCATTCACCATTCGGCCGATTATATCGCCTATTTGCATAGCGAAAATTTGGAAGAACGGATGACGGCGGAATCGTTTCTCGTTTACAAGGAACAATTTACCGCCTATTTGCGTGATTTTATCGTCGCCTTACAGAAGACGTCGATGCAAATTGAGCGGCTGTTGGAAGACCTTCCAGACGAAGGGGTGAACCGGTTCATTGAGCACGTAGTCGATTATGAGCGATCGATTCCACGCTTTGCCGACAGCGCTCCGTCGCGCGCCGAATGCATCGAAGAAAAGCGCGAGACGTGGCGCAGTTTGCGCGAATGGTTTTTAGGTCGGGACGGTCACGAAAGCGAGCTGTCGTTTTTGCAGCATCAGACGAACGAAGCGATTCGTCGCTTGACGCGCATTGTGCAGCGGCTTGGTGAGCGGCATCACCACTTTCGCAGCCGCAAAGGCGATTATTTGCACTTGGCACGCTGGTTTTCGCAGCTGTCCTCGATCGAAGAGGCACACTGTTTGTCGGCGGTCGTGTTCGGCTGCTTCCATACGAAACATGTGATTGCAGACAATGAGGCGACAGACGATATGTATCGCGATGTTTGGGAAGAGGGGCCGATGGAATGGGTGACGAAGCCGCGCGTGCGCCATTATGGAGAAAAGAAGAAACCGCACGCGATCGAGGAGAAAAAACAGGAAAAAGAAGAAGCGCGCCGCCGCTATTTGGAGGAGAAAGCACGCGAGGAAGCCGAACTGAAACAGCTGGTGAAAGACGGAAAAATTGTGCTGGCCGAACTCGGCGAAGTGCCCCCGTACGTACGGAAGACGTTGCTCGCCTGGATCGCCAAAGCCATGGGGAAAGAACAGCCAACCGTGAAAACAGAGAACGGCTGGGACATCCGCATTGTTCGTCGACACGGCACGATTTGCCTTCGCGCTGAAGACGGAACGCTTGTGATGCCCAACTACGAAATCGAAGTGATGGCGAAAGGAGGGAGCGAAGATGGAGGCGTCGTTTGA
- a CDS encoding TIGR02680 family protein produces the protein MADRWMLHRAGLINFWYYDEQYFHFADGKLFLRGSNGAGKSVTMQSLIPVLLDGKKTPDRLDPFGSRARRMEDYLLGEKDVVNRDERTGYLFLEYKRTETDQYLTTGIGLRAKRQKNLDFWGFVILDNRRIGHDVYLYKKEKTGEKIPLTKRELVDALGAGGTVVETQKEYMKLVNKHVFRFESLEAFQELIELLIQLRSPKLSKDFKPTVIYEILESSLPPLTDEELRHLSETIENMDQAKQQLEQLERDERALKRLCDQYRHYNEYMIAEKAMEYEKAVQRAEQLAAEQRTRSEEENKARQRLDELDEEITRLGREEDVLRAREVELAGHEVFQQAEKHEELKEQQRDLARRRERQEQVIEEKERLERQRRHQIDEAEARLDELERKVEGTLAQLRADADEGAFADHEVNEDDFLRHRRQQREFPFTVWEQEADRHAERLEALADLWRRHEGMQVRYEEASKEAGELQREVDQWRHQYRKWDELLDQEKERWEQAVLVWLERGGVTADEACIQTFLRQTDGLYEQYSIDDLKQPFAAAYYDAVGKKNDEKWRLEHEMRLLGDQLTEREQELRHWQMEQDPEPERDPQTDAMRTELERQGVISVPLYAAVEFFDHVPEPVRERIESALAHAGLLDALIIDRDVAVTYDRVLVPNPMHMAHTLADYLQPDAGVPVAVERIDAVLRSIVIADETQDGGMTLNEAGRYALGLVRGHAPARERAMFIGRAARQRWRMEKIASLEEEIASLRQALDRLQAEHKAVEAHIAALAEWFAAFPSDRDVRVAFEEREEARRRAESKERDWQRQQEKVSCLAREWQHLKQTLREQSAGLDVAFSVEGCERARLAMKSYLRFLHVLEVHVREALHVAAMIAQQREQLQALRDDIDEAKGERNRLLDEEERLALRMAEIERTLQQMGADDIRAEIARVRERLNTLREAVPRLVNERARTEQRLARLAEEREQGEKRETFARELVAAWEQAFAREAALKLVELDRSRPLREQASEAKQRYGGTLKDSRSSLLARLNTIFFQESSNLTEYRATFESLPFEEKEWSTAAPDDEMAMKAADWREKQERNVIFLDYKGQRATPSVVLAEVEREIALQHEYMKEQDRELYEEVILKSVGRILRSRIQRAERWVNDMNKRMSEIDTSSSLALSIQWKPKTAETEDELDTKELVGLLRMDSRLLKEEDLQRVTNHFRSKIARARELLEERGQGNTLHQIIKEVLDYRKWFSFTLYYEKEHEPKRELTNQRFYRFSGGEKALAMYIPLFAAAYSRYQEAGDDAPYIISLDEAFAGVDENNIRMMFGLVEQLGFNYIMNSQALWGDYDTVPALSICELVRPRNAPFVTVIQYYWNGRIKQLVANEEEWELIET, from the coding sequence ATGGCGGATCGATGGATGTTGCATCGCGCGGGATTGATCAATTTCTGGTATTATGATGAACAATATTTTCATTTTGCCGACGGAAAGTTGTTTTTGCGCGGAAGCAATGGAGCGGGCAAATCGGTGACGATGCAAAGCTTGATCCCGGTGCTGCTTGACGGGAAAAAGACGCCCGACCGGCTCGATCCGTTCGGTTCGCGGGCGCGGCGAATGGAAGATTACTTGCTCGGGGAAAAAGATGTCGTCAACCGCGATGAGCGAACCGGCTATTTGTTTCTCGAATATAAGCGGACTGAAACCGATCAATATCTCACGACCGGCATCGGCTTGCGAGCGAAACGGCAAAAAAATCTCGACTTTTGGGGCTTTGTCATTTTGGACAACCGCCGCATCGGCCATGATGTTTACTTGTACAAAAAAGAAAAAACAGGCGAGAAGATTCCTTTGACAAAGCGCGAGCTCGTCGATGCGCTCGGCGCCGGGGGAACGGTGGTCGAAACGCAAAAAGAATATATGAAGCTGGTCAATAAGCATGTGTTCCGCTTCGAATCGCTCGAGGCGTTTCAAGAGTTGATCGAGCTGTTGATTCAATTGCGAAGTCCGAAATTATCGAAAGATTTCAAGCCGACGGTGATTTACGAAATTTTGGAAAGCTCATTGCCGCCGTTAACCGATGAGGAATTGCGCCATTTGTCCGAGACGATTGAAAATATGGACCAAGCAAAGCAGCAGCTGGAGCAGCTCGAGCGCGATGAGCGGGCGCTGAAGCGGCTTTGTGATCAATATCGTCATTACAATGAATATATGATTGCCGAAAAAGCCATGGAATACGAGAAAGCGGTCCAACGAGCCGAACAGCTCGCCGCTGAGCAGCGAACAAGGTCAGAAGAGGAGAACAAAGCGCGGCAGCGGCTCGATGAACTGGATGAGGAGATCACCCGCCTCGGTCGGGAAGAAGACGTGTTGCGTGCACGGGAAGTGGAGCTTGCGGGCCATGAAGTCTTTCAACAAGCCGAAAAGCACGAAGAGTTAAAGGAACAGCAGCGCGACCTAGCGAGGCGGCGGGAGCGGCAAGAGCAGGTGATCGAAGAGAAGGAGCGGCTTGAACGGCAGCGCCGCCATCAAATCGATGAGGCGGAAGCGCGCCTCGATGAGCTGGAACGGAAGGTAGAAGGAACGCTGGCGCAGTTGCGCGCCGACGCGGACGAAGGGGCGTTTGCCGACCATGAAGTGAATGAAGACGATTTTCTCCGCCATCGCCGCCAACAGCGTGAGTTTCCGTTTACAGTTTGGGAGCAGGAAGCGGACCGTCATGCGGAACGGCTCGAAGCGCTCGCCGACCTTTGGCGTCGTCATGAAGGAATGCAAGTGCGCTATGAAGAAGCAAGCAAAGAAGCGGGCGAACTGCAGCGGGAAGTTGACCAATGGCGGCATCAATACCGGAAATGGGACGAACTGCTTGACCAAGAAAAAGAGCGGTGGGAACAAGCAGTGCTCGTTTGGCTGGAGCGCGGCGGCGTCACGGCGGACGAAGCGTGCATTCAGACGTTTTTGCGACAGACGGACGGCTTGTATGAGCAGTATTCCATTGATGACCTCAAGCAGCCGTTCGCAGCGGCGTATTATGATGCCGTCGGGAAGAAAAACGATGAAAAATGGCGGCTTGAACACGAAATGCGCTTGCTTGGCGACCAACTCACCGAGCGCGAGCAGGAGCTTCGCCATTGGCAGATGGAACAAGACCCAGAACCGGAACGCGATCCACAGACGGATGCCATGCGCACAGAGTTGGAGCGACAAGGAGTTATTTCCGTCCCGCTGTATGCGGCAGTTGAATTTTTCGACCATGTGCCGGAGCCTGTCCGCGAGCGGATCGAATCGGCGCTCGCCCATGCCGGACTGCTCGATGCGCTGATCATTGACCGCGATGTGGCGGTGACGTATGACCGGGTGCTCGTCCCGAACCCGATGCATATGGCGCATACATTGGCTGATTATCTTCAACCAGATGCAGGTGTCCCTGTCGCTGTGGAGCGGATTGATGCCGTGCTTCGCAGTATCGTCATTGCCGATGAGACGCAAGACGGTGGCATGACGCTTAATGAAGCTGGACGCTATGCGCTTGGTCTCGTGCGCGGTCATGCGCCCGCCCGCGAGCGCGCCATGTTCATCGGCCGCGCGGCAAGGCAGCGGTGGCGGATGGAGAAGATCGCTTCATTGGAAGAGGAGATTGCTTCCTTGCGGCAAGCGCTTGACCGCCTGCAGGCGGAACACAAAGCGGTGGAAGCTCATATAGCCGCATTGGCGGAGTGGTTTGCCGCGTTTCCATCGGACCGCGATGTGCGCGTGGCGTTTGAGGAACGGGAGGAAGCGCGCCGTCGCGCGGAAAGCAAAGAGCGCGACTGGCAGCGGCAACAAGAAAAAGTATCCTGTCTCGCCCGCGAGTGGCAGCACCTCAAGCAAACGTTGCGTGAGCAATCTGCAGGGCTTGATGTGGCGTTTTCCGTGGAAGGATGCGAACGAGCCCGATTAGCGATGAAATCGTATCTCCGCTTTTTGCATGTACTGGAAGTGCATGTTCGGGAAGCACTCCATGTGGCGGCGATGATCGCCCAGCAGCGCGAGCAGCTGCAGGCGCTCCGCGATGACATCGATGAGGCCAAAGGGGAGCGGAACCGCCTGCTCGATGAAGAGGAACGTTTGGCCCTCCGCATGGCTGAGATCGAACGAACGCTCCAACAAATGGGGGCGGATGACATTCGCGCAGAAATCGCCCGCGTGCGGGAGCGGCTCAACACCCTGCGCGAGGCAGTTCCGCGTCTAGTCAACGAGCGGGCGCGGACCGAGCAGCGCCTTGCCCGTCTCGCCGAAGAACGGGAACAAGGAGAGAAACGGGAAACGTTCGCTCGCGAGCTGGTCGCCGCATGGGAGCAGGCCTTTGCCCGTGAAGCGGCGCTCAAGTTGGTGGAGCTGGACCGTTCGCGTCCGCTTCGCGAACAGGCGAGCGAAGCGAAACAGCGGTATGGGGGAACGTTGAAAGACAGCCGCTCTTCGCTTCTGGCTCGGCTGAACACAATCTTTTTCCAAGAATCATCCAATTTGACTGAATACCGGGCGACGTTCGAATCGCTGCCGTTCGAGGAGAAAGAATGGAGCACCGCGGCGCCGGACGACGAAATGGCGATGAAAGCAGCTGATTGGCGGGAAAAACAAGAGCGAAACGTCATTTTCCTTGACTACAAAGGGCAGCGTGCCACGCCGTCTGTCGTCTTGGCGGAAGTTGAGCGGGAAATCGCGTTGCAGCACGAGTATATGAAAGAACAAGACCGGGAACTGTACGAAGAGGTCATTTTAAAGTCGGTCGGCCGCATTTTGCGCAGCCGCATCCAACGCGCGGAGCGATGGGTGAACGACATGAACAAGCGGATGAGCGAAATTGATACGTCATCGAGCCTCGCTCTATCCATTCAATGGAAGCCGAAAACGGCGGAGACCGAAGACGAGCTCGACACGAAAGAGCTGGTGGGATTGCTGCGGATGGATTCACGGCTGCTCAAGGAGGAAGATTTGCAGCGGGTGACGAACCATTTCCGCTCGAAAATCGCCCGCGCCCGCGAACTGCTTGAGGAACGCGGCCAAGGCAATACGCTTCATCAAATTATAAAAGAAGTGCTCGACTATCGGAAATGGTTTTCGTTTACCCTCTACTATGAAAAAGAACACGAACCGAAGCGCGAACTGACAAATCAGCGCTTTTATCGGTTCAGCGGTGGGGAGAAAGCGTTGGCGATGTACATTCCGCTGTTTGCGGCGGCGTATTCACGCTATCAAGAAGCAGGCGATGATGCGCCGTACATCATCTCGCTTGATGAAGCGTTCGCCGGTGTCGATGAAAACAACATCCGCATGATGTTCGGCCTTGTTGAACAGCTCGGCTTTAACTACATCATGAACTCGCAGGCGCTTTGGGGTGATTACGACACCGTGCCGGCCCTGTCGATTTGCGAGCTCGTCCGCCCGCGCAATGCGCCGTTTGTCACCGTCATCCAGTATTATTGGAACGGGCGCATCAAGCAATTAGTAGCGAATGAGGAAGAATGGGAGTTGATCGAGACATGA
- a CDS encoding ABC transporter permease, giving the protein MELLQTFIERKEDIWLAFQEHVLLSAIAMGIAIAVAVPLGVVLTRYRKLAEPIIGIAAIIQTIPSLALLGFMLPIFGIGKLPAIIALTLYALLPILRNTYTGILGVDPALVDAGRGMGMTSRQILWMVELPLSLPVIMAGVRTATVLTIGVAALATFIGAGGLGDLIDRGLRIADKNLILAGAIPAAVLAIAFDWLLRKVEKKVTPKGL; this is encoded by the coding sequence ATGGAATTATTGCAGACGTTTATTGAACGAAAGGAAGACATTTGGCTCGCTTTTCAAGAGCACGTACTGTTATCCGCCATTGCCATGGGCATTGCCATCGCAGTGGCCGTGCCGCTCGGCGTCGTGTTGACGCGGTATCGCAAACTCGCCGAGCCGATCATTGGCATCGCCGCCATCATCCAAACGATTCCGAGCTTGGCGCTGCTTGGGTTTATGCTGCCGATTTTCGGCATCGGCAAACTGCCGGCGATCATCGCCTTGACGCTTTATGCCTTGCTTCCGATTTTGCGCAACACGTACACTGGCATTCTTGGCGTCGACCCGGCGCTCGTTGATGCCGGACGAGGAATGGGGATGACATCGCGGCAAATTTTATGGATGGTCGAGCTTCCCCTCTCGCTTCCGGTCATTATGGCCGGCGTGCGCACCGCGACGGTGCTGACGATCGGCGTCGCCGCCTTAGCGACGTTTATCGGCGCCGGCGGACTTGGCGACTTGATCGACCGCGGCTTGCGCATCGCCGACAAAAACTTGATTTTAGCCGGCGCCATCCCTGCCGCCGTTTTGGCGATTGCCTTCGACTGGCTGCTGCGCAAAGTGGAAAAGAAAGTGACGCCGAAGGGGCTGTAA
- a CDS encoding glycine betaine ABC transporter substrate-binding protein encodes MSLLAVGLVFGLAACSGTSDAKGKIVITGKKFTEQVILTHLLAEYVKANTDLDVEVKDSLGGAFMLQQAIENGDVDMYVEYTGTGYLNILKQPYDPAKTPEQIYNETKKLYKEKYNIAWLKPLGFNNTYALAMRRDLAEKLGVKTYSDLVHHSSSLTFGSDAEFFERSDGYDGLVDTYGFHFKKTVNIDPDLQYEAAKNGEIDVITAYTTDARIKKYDLVVLKDDKNYFPPYHAVPIIRQEVLDANPELEETLNKLANILTDEKMMELNGEVNLEGKRPREVAIDFLKSEGLID; translated from the coding sequence ATGTCATTGCTCGCTGTCGGGCTTGTGTTCGGTCTGGCTGCCTGCAGCGGAACAAGTGATGCAAAAGGAAAAATCGTGATTACCGGAAAGAAGTTTACTGAGCAAGTCATTTTGACGCATTTACTGGCGGAGTATGTGAAGGCCAACACCGATTTGGACGTGGAAGTGAAGGACAGTTTAGGCGGCGCGTTTATGCTCCAGCAAGCCATTGAAAACGGGGATGTCGACATGTATGTCGAGTATACGGGGACAGGGTATTTAAACATTTTAAAACAGCCGTACGACCCCGCAAAAACGCCCGAACAAATCTATAATGAAACGAAGAAGTTATATAAGGAAAAGTACAACATCGCTTGGCTCAAACCACTCGGATTTAACAACACCTACGCTTTGGCGATGCGCAGAGACCTCGCGGAAAAGCTCGGGGTGAAAACGTACTCCGATTTGGTCCATCATTCGTCCTCCCTCACCTTTGGGTCGGACGCCGAGTTTTTTGAGCGAAGCGACGGCTATGACGGGCTTGTCGATACGTACGGATTCCATTTCAAAAAAACGGTCAACATCGACCCGGACTTGCAATATGAAGCGGCGAAAAATGGGGAGATTGACGTCATCACGGCCTATACGACCGATGCAAGAATAAAAAAATATGATTTGGTTGTGCTAAAAGATGATAAGAACTACTTCCCGCCGTACCACGCCGTGCCGATCATCCGTCAAGAAGTGTTGGATGCCAATCCAGAACTGGAGGAAACGTTGAACAAACTGGCCAACATCTTAACGGACGAAAAAATGATGGAACTCAACGGCGAAGTAAACTTGGAAGGAAAACGGCCGCGCGAGGTGGCGATTGACTTTTTGAAATCGGAAGGACTGATCGACTAG
- a CDS encoding ABC transporter ATP-binding protein: MIRFDNVTKQYEDGFVALKNINLEIRKGELVALIGPSGCGKTTTMRMINRLIEPTSGKVYVDGQDISALDPVELRRNIGYVIQQIGLFPHMTIAENIALVPKLKKWEKHAYEKRVDELLELVGLDPSTFKHRYPSELSGGQQQRVGVVRALAAEPDIILMDEPFSALDPISREQLQDDIVRLQEEIHKTIVFVTHDMDEAIKIADRIALMKDGEIVQFATPDQMLRRPANSFVREFIGEDRLLARQTAVPTAEDLMSDAVATIAPRRGLAEAFRLMKARKVDSLVVVDKKQSFLGIVTLKQIEQRYNEEHLLVADIADYDVTTLQKEADVTDVAALFQDPDVRIIPVLDGDRLVGGITRSSMMRALAEWTFQQHA, from the coding sequence ATGATTCGGTTTGACAACGTGACAAAACAGTATGAGGATGGATTTGTGGCCTTAAAAAATATTAATCTCGAAATCCGCAAAGGCGAGCTCGTCGCCTTGATCGGGCCGAGCGGCTGCGGGAAAACGACGACGATGCGAATGATCAACCGCCTGATCGAACCGACATCGGGAAAAGTGTATGTCGATGGGCAAGACATTTCCGCGCTTGACCCGGTTGAGTTGCGGCGCAACATCGGCTATGTTATCCAACAAATTGGCTTGTTTCCACATATGACGATCGCGGAAAATATCGCACTCGTACCGAAACTGAAAAAATGGGAAAAACACGCCTATGAAAAGCGGGTCGATGAGTTGCTTGAACTCGTCGGATTGGATCCATCGACGTTCAAGCACCGCTACCCGTCAGAGCTCAGCGGTGGCCAACAGCAGCGCGTCGGCGTCGTCCGCGCGTTGGCCGCTGAACCCGATATCATTTTGATGGATGAGCCGTTCAGCGCCCTCGATCCGATCAGCCGCGAACAGTTGCAAGATGACATCGTCCGCCTGCAAGAAGAGATCCACAAAACGATCGTCTTTGTCACCCATGATATGGACGAAGCGATCAAAATCGCCGATCGAATTGCCCTGATGAAAGATGGGGAAATCGTCCAATTTGCGACGCCGGACCAAATGCTCAGACGGCCCGCCAACTCGTTCGTCCGCGAGTTTATCGGGGAAGACCGTCTGCTGGCCCGCCAGACGGCCGTGCCGACAGCAGAAGACTTAATGTCCGATGCCGTCGCCACGATCGCACCGCGGCGCGGTTTGGCCGAAGCGTTCCGGCTGATGAAGGCGAGAAAGGTCGACAGTTTGGTCGTCGTCGATAAAAAACAATCATTTCTTGGCATCGTGACGCTCAAACAAATCGAACAACGATACAATGAAGAACATTTGCTTGTCGCTGATATTGCTGATTACGATGTGACAACATTGCAAAAAGAAGCGGATGTGACAGACGTCGCCGCCTTGTTCCAAGATCCGGACGTGCGGATCATTCCAGTGCTTGATGGCGACCGCCTTGTCGGCGGCATTACACGCTCGAGCATGATGCGCGCGCTCGCTGAGTGGACATTTCAGCAGCACGCATGA
- a CDS encoding TIGR02678 family protein, which produces MEASFDDKAKEALAALFEQFWIVRDADPERYQLVREREHVLKRYIEEKFGYRLIVHRHFAKLEKIPAEPEPWMGIPSFQEPLDYALFCCLMAYVESKAVEEKFLLSDVCEEIRTMYPGDVPVDWTNYSQRRALIRVLKAAEQIGLIRRMDGEIEAFAQHADEEALYEVPVLARYFMRTYPKDLLQYTSIDELLAEEWKASPQDYRRHRLYRKLFLSPAVHRTEGDEQDFYYLRNFRQRLREDIESHTPFRYELYKNVAMLTIPERQAPYTLFPDLKGTSDIILHFAAVVRERLASFPPDEYGRLWLTPAQFSEWLADTKHRYEAGWGKTHREASLAELAREVLAELKAWRMADADSETGMVVLYPLLGRLCGRYPDDFQAKEREP; this is translated from the coding sequence ATGGAGGCGTCGTTTGATGACAAAGCAAAAGAAGCGTTGGCGGCGCTGTTTGAACAATTTTGGATCGTTCGCGACGCCGACCCGGAACGGTATCAGCTTGTCCGCGAACGCGAACACGTGCTCAAGAGATACATCGAGGAGAAGTTTGGCTACCGATTGATCGTGCACCGGCATTTCGCGAAGCTCGAAAAAATTCCAGCCGAGCCGGAGCCGTGGATGGGGATTCCGTCGTTTCAAGAGCCGCTCGATTACGCGCTGTTTTGCTGCTTGATGGCGTATGTTGAAAGCAAGGCGGTTGAAGAAAAATTTTTGCTTTCCGATGTATGCGAGGAAATCCGCACCATGTATCCGGGCGATGTGCCGGTCGATTGGACGAACTATTCCCAGCGGCGCGCGCTCATTCGCGTGCTGAAAGCAGCGGAACAAATCGGGCTGATCCGTCGGATGGATGGAGAGATTGAAGCGTTCGCGCAACATGCGGATGAAGAAGCGCTTTATGAAGTGCCGGTGTTGGCGCGCTATTTTATGCGCACATATCCGAAAGACTTGCTGCAATATACGTCGATTGACGAACTGTTGGCGGAAGAATGGAAAGCGTCGCCGCAAGATTACCGGCGTCATCGTCTGTACCGGAAGCTGTTTTTGTCGCCGGCTGTGCACCGAACGGAAGGCGACGAGCAAGATTTTTATTACTTGCGCAACTTCCGGCAGCGGCTGCGTGAGGATATTGAGTCCCATACGCCGTTTCGATATGAGCTGTACAAAAATGTCGCCATGTTGACGATTCCGGAACGGCAGGCGCCGTATACGCTCTTTCCCGATCTAAAAGGGACGTCTGACATCATCCTTCATTTTGCCGCCGTCGTCCGCGAGCGGTTGGCGTCCTTTCCGCCGGACGAGTACGGGCGACTTTGGCTGACGCCGGCGCAGTTTTCTGAATGGCTCGCCGATACGAAGCATCGCTACGAAGCTGGATGGGGGAAGACGCATCGCGAAGCATCGCTTGCGGAGTTAGCCCGCGAGGTGTTGGCGGAGCTGAAAGCATGGCGAATGGCAGACGCGGATTCTGAGACGGGCATGGTCGTCCTCTACCCGCTCCTTGGGCGGCTGTGCGGTCGATACCCGGACGATTTTCAAGCGAAAGAGAGGGAACCATGA
- a CDS encoding TIGR02679 family protein yields MNRAEEAAAFFRSELGFHRLFVEMKRKYESLGRVGGVVSLASFSENEREAIAAFFGRDVSRVSLPAFEQQLERTRFAGVGLIELLERYFGEPLVPKKEQRQAAEKERERFFGHLAHEHPWLEDICGQRFIQAAYEANREELAAAIRLVGAALRRLPLGSYERLPLFAQHIAGDPHAFDLSTLPGKVLLSALQATVPGEWDVTSIESVNELLQSVGLLREDILNFATCANLLAETKKGPHPVFTAAVEANSALNAPLRDVLSLIRAYPANGGIVYVVENAGVFSTLLDTHAPLVCTNGQMNLATMRLLDLLVASGAKLHYSGDFDPEGLKMADRFLGRYGLAAVLWRYSVDDYFAATPTVHLPPERLAKLASVASASLQPVKEAMVKTEKAGYQEAIIGRLLRDIKS; encoded by the coding sequence ATGAACCGGGCCGAAGAGGCCGCTGCCTTTTTCCGTTCCGAGTTGGGCTTTCACCGTTTGTTTGTCGAGATGAAGAGGAAATACGAGTCGCTCGGTCGTGTTGGTGGCGTCGTCTCCTTGGCATCGTTCAGCGAGAACGAGCGAGAAGCCATCGCCGCCTTTTTCGGCCGAGACGTTTCCCGCGTTTCCCTGCCCGCCTTTGAACAGCAACTCGAACGAACACGGTTTGCCGGCGTTGGCCTCATCGAGCTGCTCGAGCGCTATTTCGGTGAGCCGCTCGTGCCGAAAAAAGAACAGCGCCAGGCGGCCGAAAAGGAGCGGGAGCGGTTTTTCGGGCACCTCGCCCACGAGCACCCTTGGCTTGAAGACATTTGTGGCCAAAGGTTCATCCAAGCAGCGTATGAGGCAAACCGCGAAGAGTTGGCGGCGGCGATCCGTCTTGTCGGCGCCGCCCTTCGCCGCTTGCCGCTCGGCTCGTATGAGCGGCTCCCATTGTTTGCCCAGCACATCGCCGGCGATCCACACGCCTTTGACCTGTCAACGCTCCCCGGCAAGGTGTTGCTGTCGGCCTTGCAAGCGACCGTGCCAGGCGAGTGGGATGTGACCTCTATAGAGAGCGTCAATGAATTGCTGCAGTCCGTCGGCCTGCTCCGCGAGGATATTTTGAACTTTGCCACCTGCGCCAACTTGTTGGCCGAAACGAAGAAAGGCCCTCACCCGGTCTTCACCGCTGCCGTCGAAGCCAACAGCGCATTGAATGCACCGCTAAGGGACGTGTTGTCGCTCATTCGCGCCTATCCAGCCAACGGCGGCATCGTATATGTCGTGGAAAACGCGGGCGTTTTCTCGACCTTGCTTGACACCCACGCCCCGCTTGTCTGTACGAACGGGCAAATGAATTTAGCGACGATGCGCCTCCTTGATTTGCTCGTGGCTTCAGGAGCCAAGCTGCATTACTCCGGCGACTTTGACCCGGAAGGTTTGAAAATGGCCGACCGTTTTCTCGGGCGATACGGCTTGGCGGCTGTTCTATGGCGCTACAGCGTCGATGACTACTTCGCCGCCACCCCAACGGTTCATTTGCCTCCGGAGCGGCTCGCCAAACTCGCCTCCGTAGCGTCAGCGTCGCTGCAGCCAGTGAAAGAAGCGATGGTGAAAACGGAAAAAGCGGGATACCAAGAGGCGATCATCGGCCGACTACTTCGAGACATAAAAAGTTAG